A part of Gossypium hirsutum isolate 1008001.06 chromosome A07, Gossypium_hirsutum_v2.1, whole genome shotgun sequence genomic DNA contains:
- the LOC121231950 gene encoding putative transcription factor bHLH041 isoform X2, translated as MDAIFNLDEASRAEFLNLLMQSTCCSYICLWSYSFLQQANCLIGLDGCCSEENSQALGLFLEYKQLIFRLENDNGLVPGFAFKNNQRYIELRELELQNRAFHETQRQFYRVAGIKVCFQTNTAVFMACRSGEIELGSSSMLNMEKEMRSFFSEDQLPQSTDQNRPSSSSSSLRSLSTSSPDSSLIFTVPTTHEPAPSSLQQDAITPSSINDPRRAMQAFSQTRSNIPLPTLESENAAMTRAILAVLTSPSSSSSSSSTPFHRNQSLPYNNYRLNPKASAFKRYATGLGASPATTPARASLRAQAMMKRAILFYRKFNLARREQLLRSRPGPTSNQLHHMMSERKRREKLNESFVALRSLLPSGTKRDKASVLTTAREYLVSLKAQILELNRQKQLLEAQILPSKGGAAAIEVNDPSNERVNVRVIPVPESTSEERLADLRVTVRGERPIIDILIHLLEFLKLDRNVSLMSIEANTGVSEFGSVNLVSLRLRIKGDGWDESTFQEAVRRLITDLAQ; from the exons atGGACGCCATCTTCAACCTCGATGAAGCATCACGAGCTGAATTCCTGAATTTACTCATGCAATCAACTTGCTGTTCTTACATTTGCTTATGGTCCTACTCTTTCTTGCAGCAAGCCAA cTGTTTAATCGGTTTGGATGGGTGTTGTAGTGAAGAGAACAGCCAAGCTTTGGGGTTGTTTCTTGAATATAAGCAATTAATATTTCGTCTCGAAAATGATAA TGGACTAGTTCCAGGTTTTGCTTTTAAGAATAATCAACGTTACATTGAATTAAGGGAATTGGAGCTTCAAAACCGAGCATTCCATGAGACACAAAGGCAATTTTATcgg GTAGCGGGGATTAAGGTTTGTTTTCAAACCAAT ACGGCAGTATTCATGGCATGCAGAAGTGGAGAGATTGAGTTAGGGTCGTCAAGTATG CTTAACATGGAGAAGGAGATGAGAAGTTTCTTCTCAGAAGATCAGCTTCCTCAATCAACTGACCAGAATAGGCCGTCTTCGTCTTCGTCGTCGTTAAGATCGTTATCGACGAGTAGTCCGGATTCTTCTTTGATCTTCACCGTCCCGACCACTCATGAACCCGCACCCTCTTCCTTGCAACAAGACGCAATCACTCCCTCCTCGATCAACGATCCGCGTCGAGCCATGCAAGCCTTTTCTCAAACGCGGAGCAACATTCCGCTACCGACGTTGGAGAGCGAAAACGCCGCGATGACGAGAGCGATTCTCGCCGTTTTaacttctccttcttcttcttcctcctcctcgTCGACTCCCTTTCATCGAAACCAAAGTTTACCCTACAATAACTACCGGCTAAACCCTAAAGCTAGCGCGTTTAAGCGCTACGCGACTGGGTTAGGCGCTAGCCCGGCGACGACGCCGGCGAGGGCTAGTTTACGAGCTCAAGCTATGATGAAAAGGGCCATTTTGTTTTATCGAAAATTCAATTTAGCGAGGCGCGAACAACTACTGCGAAGCCGCCCCGGCCCCACTAGCAACCAGTTGCACCATATGATGTCGGAacggaaaagaagagaaaaactcaATGAAAGTTTCGTGGCATTACGATCCCTTCTTCCTTCAGGCACCAAG AGAGACAAAGCATCTGTGCTGACGACGGCGAGGGAATACTTGGTTTCATTGAAAGCTCAAATTTTGGAACTCAATCGGCAAAAACAGTTATTAGAAGCCCAGATTTTGCCGTCCAAAGGAGGAGCTGCTGCCATAGAAGTTAATGATCCATCAAACGAGAGAGTTAATGTTCGGGTCATACCCGTACCCGAATCAACATCCGAAGAAAGACTCGCCGACCTGAGAGTTACCGTCAGAGGTGAACGGCCGATCATCGATATCTTAATCCATTTGCTTGAATTCTTGAAGCTCGATAGAAATGTGAGCTTGATGTCCATTGAAGCTAACACGGGTGTATCGGAATTTGGCTCCGTTAATCTTGTTAGCTTGAGACTCAGAATCAAG gGCGATGGATGGGATGAATCCACCTTCCAGGAAGCAGTGAGAAGGCTAATCACAGACTTGGCACAGTGA
- the LOC121231950 gene encoding putative transcription factor bHLH041 isoform X4, whose protein sequence is MDAIFNLDEASRAEFLNLLMQSTCCSYICLWSYSFLQQANCLIGLDGCCSEENSQALGLFLEYKQLIFRLENDNGLVPGFAFKNNQRYIELRELELQNRAFHETQRQFYRVAGIKTAVFMACRSGEIELGSSSMLNMEKEMRSFFSEDQLPQSTDQNRPSSSSSSLRSLSTSSPDSSLIFTVPTTHEPAPSSLQQDAITPSSINDPRRAMQAFSQTRSNIPLPTLESENAAMTRAILAVLTSPSSSSSSSSTPFHRNQSLPYNNYRLNPKASAFKRYATGLGASPATTPARASLRAQAMMKRAILFYRKFNLARREQLLRSRPGPTSNQLHHMMSERKRREKLNESFVALRSLLPSGTKRDKASVLTTAREYLVSLKAQILELNRQKQLLEAQILPSKGGAAAIEVNDPSNERVNVRVIPVPESTSEERLADLRVTVRGERPIIDILIHLLEFLKLDRNVSLMSIEANTGVSEFGSVNLVSLRLRIKGDGWDESTFQEAVRRLITDLAQ, encoded by the exons atGGACGCCATCTTCAACCTCGATGAAGCATCACGAGCTGAATTCCTGAATTTACTCATGCAATCAACTTGCTGTTCTTACATTTGCTTATGGTCCTACTCTTTCTTGCAGCAAGCCAA cTGTTTAATCGGTTTGGATGGGTGTTGTAGTGAAGAGAACAGCCAAGCTTTGGGGTTGTTTCTTGAATATAAGCAATTAATATTTCGTCTCGAAAATGATAA TGGACTAGTTCCAGGTTTTGCTTTTAAGAATAATCAACGTTACATTGAATTAAGGGAATTGGAGCTTCAAAACCGAGCATTCCATGAGACACAAAGGCAATTTTATcgg GTAGCGGGGATTAAG ACGGCAGTATTCATGGCATGCAGAAGTGGAGAGATTGAGTTAGGGTCGTCAAGTATG CTTAACATGGAGAAGGAGATGAGAAGTTTCTTCTCAGAAGATCAGCTTCCTCAATCAACTGACCAGAATAGGCCGTCTTCGTCTTCGTCGTCGTTAAGATCGTTATCGACGAGTAGTCCGGATTCTTCTTTGATCTTCACCGTCCCGACCACTCATGAACCCGCACCCTCTTCCTTGCAACAAGACGCAATCACTCCCTCCTCGATCAACGATCCGCGTCGAGCCATGCAAGCCTTTTCTCAAACGCGGAGCAACATTCCGCTACCGACGTTGGAGAGCGAAAACGCCGCGATGACGAGAGCGATTCTCGCCGTTTTaacttctccttcttcttcttcctcctcctcgTCGACTCCCTTTCATCGAAACCAAAGTTTACCCTACAATAACTACCGGCTAAACCCTAAAGCTAGCGCGTTTAAGCGCTACGCGACTGGGTTAGGCGCTAGCCCGGCGACGACGCCGGCGAGGGCTAGTTTACGAGCTCAAGCTATGATGAAAAGGGCCATTTTGTTTTATCGAAAATTCAATTTAGCGAGGCGCGAACAACTACTGCGAAGCCGCCCCGGCCCCACTAGCAACCAGTTGCACCATATGATGTCGGAacggaaaagaagagaaaaactcaATGAAAGTTTCGTGGCATTACGATCCCTTCTTCCTTCAGGCACCAAG AGAGACAAAGCATCTGTGCTGACGACGGCGAGGGAATACTTGGTTTCATTGAAAGCTCAAATTTTGGAACTCAATCGGCAAAAACAGTTATTAGAAGCCCAGATTTTGCCGTCCAAAGGAGGAGCTGCTGCCATAGAAGTTAATGATCCATCAAACGAGAGAGTTAATGTTCGGGTCATACCCGTACCCGAATCAACATCCGAAGAAAGACTCGCCGACCTGAGAGTTACCGTCAGAGGTGAACGGCCGATCATCGATATCTTAATCCATTTGCTTGAATTCTTGAAGCTCGATAGAAATGTGAGCTTGATGTCCATTGAAGCTAACACGGGTGTATCGGAATTTGGCTCCGTTAATCTTGTTAGCTTGAGACTCAGAATCAAG gGCGATGGATGGGATGAATCCACCTTCCAGGAAGCAGTGAGAAGGCTAATCACAGACTTGGCACAGTGA
- the LOC121231950 gene encoding putative transcription factor bHLH041 isoform X3 encodes MDAIFNLDEASRAEFLNLLMQSTCCSYICLWSYSFLQQANCLIGLDGCCSEENSQALGLFLEYKQLIFRLENDNGLVPGFAFKNNQRYIELRELELQNRAFHETQRQFYRVAGIKTAVFMACRSGEIELGSSSMVQLNMEKEMRSFFSEDQLPQSTDQNRPSSSSSSLRSLSTSSPDSSLIFTVPTTHEPAPSSLQQDAITPSSINDPRRAMQAFSQTRSNIPLPTLESENAAMTRAILAVLTSPSSSSSSSSTPFHRNQSLPYNNYRLNPKASAFKRYATGLGASPATTPARASLRAQAMMKRAILFYRKFNLARREQLLRSRPGPTSNQLHHMMSERKRREKLNESFVALRSLLPSGTKRDKASVLTTAREYLVSLKAQILELNRQKQLLEAQILPSKGGAAAIEVNDPSNERVNVRVIPVPESTSEERLADLRVTVRGERPIIDILIHLLEFLKLDRNVSLMSIEANTGVSEFGSVNLVSLRLRIKGDGWDESTFQEAVRRLITDLAQ; translated from the exons atGGACGCCATCTTCAACCTCGATGAAGCATCACGAGCTGAATTCCTGAATTTACTCATGCAATCAACTTGCTGTTCTTACATTTGCTTATGGTCCTACTCTTTCTTGCAGCAAGCCAA cTGTTTAATCGGTTTGGATGGGTGTTGTAGTGAAGAGAACAGCCAAGCTTTGGGGTTGTTTCTTGAATATAAGCAATTAATATTTCGTCTCGAAAATGATAA TGGACTAGTTCCAGGTTTTGCTTTTAAGAATAATCAACGTTACATTGAATTAAGGGAATTGGAGCTTCAAAACCGAGCATTCCATGAGACACAAAGGCAATTTTATcgg GTAGCGGGGATTAAG ACGGCAGTATTCATGGCATGCAGAAGTGGAGAGATTGAGTTAGGGTCGTCAAGTATGGTACaa CTTAACATGGAGAAGGAGATGAGAAGTTTCTTCTCAGAAGATCAGCTTCCTCAATCAACTGACCAGAATAGGCCGTCTTCGTCTTCGTCGTCGTTAAGATCGTTATCGACGAGTAGTCCGGATTCTTCTTTGATCTTCACCGTCCCGACCACTCATGAACCCGCACCCTCTTCCTTGCAACAAGACGCAATCACTCCCTCCTCGATCAACGATCCGCGTCGAGCCATGCAAGCCTTTTCTCAAACGCGGAGCAACATTCCGCTACCGACGTTGGAGAGCGAAAACGCCGCGATGACGAGAGCGATTCTCGCCGTTTTaacttctccttcttcttcttcctcctcctcgTCGACTCCCTTTCATCGAAACCAAAGTTTACCCTACAATAACTACCGGCTAAACCCTAAAGCTAGCGCGTTTAAGCGCTACGCGACTGGGTTAGGCGCTAGCCCGGCGACGACGCCGGCGAGGGCTAGTTTACGAGCTCAAGCTATGATGAAAAGGGCCATTTTGTTTTATCGAAAATTCAATTTAGCGAGGCGCGAACAACTACTGCGAAGCCGCCCCGGCCCCACTAGCAACCAGTTGCACCATATGATGTCGGAacggaaaagaagagaaaaactcaATGAAAGTTTCGTGGCATTACGATCCCTTCTTCCTTCAGGCACCAAG AGAGACAAAGCATCTGTGCTGACGACGGCGAGGGAATACTTGGTTTCATTGAAAGCTCAAATTTTGGAACTCAATCGGCAAAAACAGTTATTAGAAGCCCAGATTTTGCCGTCCAAAGGAGGAGCTGCTGCCATAGAAGTTAATGATCCATCAAACGAGAGAGTTAATGTTCGGGTCATACCCGTACCCGAATCAACATCCGAAGAAAGACTCGCCGACCTGAGAGTTACCGTCAGAGGTGAACGGCCGATCATCGATATCTTAATCCATTTGCTTGAATTCTTGAAGCTCGATAGAAATGTGAGCTTGATGTCCATTGAAGCTAACACGGGTGTATCGGAATTTGGCTCCGTTAATCTTGTTAGCTTGAGACTCAGAATCAAG gGCGATGGATGGGATGAATCCACCTTCCAGGAAGCAGTGAGAAGGCTAATCACAGACTTGGCACAGTGA
- the LOC121231950 gene encoding putative transcription factor bHLH041 isoform X1, producing MDAIFNLDEASRAEFLNLLMQSTCCSYICLWSYSFLQQANCLIGLDGCCSEENSQALGLFLEYKQLIFRLENDNGLVPGFAFKNNQRYIELRELELQNRAFHETQRQFYRVAGIKVCFQTNTAVFMACRSGEIELGSSSMVQLNMEKEMRSFFSEDQLPQSTDQNRPSSSSSSLRSLSTSSPDSSLIFTVPTTHEPAPSSLQQDAITPSSINDPRRAMQAFSQTRSNIPLPTLESENAAMTRAILAVLTSPSSSSSSSSTPFHRNQSLPYNNYRLNPKASAFKRYATGLGASPATTPARASLRAQAMMKRAILFYRKFNLARREQLLRSRPGPTSNQLHHMMSERKRREKLNESFVALRSLLPSGTKRDKASVLTTAREYLVSLKAQILELNRQKQLLEAQILPSKGGAAAIEVNDPSNERVNVRVIPVPESTSEERLADLRVTVRGERPIIDILIHLLEFLKLDRNVSLMSIEANTGVSEFGSVNLVSLRLRIKGDGWDESTFQEAVRRLITDLAQ from the exons atGGACGCCATCTTCAACCTCGATGAAGCATCACGAGCTGAATTCCTGAATTTACTCATGCAATCAACTTGCTGTTCTTACATTTGCTTATGGTCCTACTCTTTCTTGCAGCAAGCCAA cTGTTTAATCGGTTTGGATGGGTGTTGTAGTGAAGAGAACAGCCAAGCTTTGGGGTTGTTTCTTGAATATAAGCAATTAATATTTCGTCTCGAAAATGATAA TGGACTAGTTCCAGGTTTTGCTTTTAAGAATAATCAACGTTACATTGAATTAAGGGAATTGGAGCTTCAAAACCGAGCATTCCATGAGACACAAAGGCAATTTTATcgg GTAGCGGGGATTAAGGTTTGTTTTCAAACCAAT ACGGCAGTATTCATGGCATGCAGAAGTGGAGAGATTGAGTTAGGGTCGTCAAGTATGGTACaa CTTAACATGGAGAAGGAGATGAGAAGTTTCTTCTCAGAAGATCAGCTTCCTCAATCAACTGACCAGAATAGGCCGTCTTCGTCTTCGTCGTCGTTAAGATCGTTATCGACGAGTAGTCCGGATTCTTCTTTGATCTTCACCGTCCCGACCACTCATGAACCCGCACCCTCTTCCTTGCAACAAGACGCAATCACTCCCTCCTCGATCAACGATCCGCGTCGAGCCATGCAAGCCTTTTCTCAAACGCGGAGCAACATTCCGCTACCGACGTTGGAGAGCGAAAACGCCGCGATGACGAGAGCGATTCTCGCCGTTTTaacttctccttcttcttcttcctcctcctcgTCGACTCCCTTTCATCGAAACCAAAGTTTACCCTACAATAACTACCGGCTAAACCCTAAAGCTAGCGCGTTTAAGCGCTACGCGACTGGGTTAGGCGCTAGCCCGGCGACGACGCCGGCGAGGGCTAGTTTACGAGCTCAAGCTATGATGAAAAGGGCCATTTTGTTTTATCGAAAATTCAATTTAGCGAGGCGCGAACAACTACTGCGAAGCCGCCCCGGCCCCACTAGCAACCAGTTGCACCATATGATGTCGGAacggaaaagaagagaaaaactcaATGAAAGTTTCGTGGCATTACGATCCCTTCTTCCTTCAGGCACCAAG AGAGACAAAGCATCTGTGCTGACGACGGCGAGGGAATACTTGGTTTCATTGAAAGCTCAAATTTTGGAACTCAATCGGCAAAAACAGTTATTAGAAGCCCAGATTTTGCCGTCCAAAGGAGGAGCTGCTGCCATAGAAGTTAATGATCCATCAAACGAGAGAGTTAATGTTCGGGTCATACCCGTACCCGAATCAACATCCGAAGAAAGACTCGCCGACCTGAGAGTTACCGTCAGAGGTGAACGGCCGATCATCGATATCTTAATCCATTTGCTTGAATTCTTGAAGCTCGATAGAAATGTGAGCTTGATGTCCATTGAAGCTAACACGGGTGTATCGGAATTTGGCTCCGTTAATCTTGTTAGCTTGAGACTCAGAATCAAG gGCGATGGATGGGATGAATCCACCTTCCAGGAAGCAGTGAGAAGGCTAATCACAGACTTGGCACAGTGA